From the genome of Streptomyces sp. V2I9:
TCGGTGCGCAGGGACCACACGCCGTGCTCGACGCGCAGGCGCAGACGCAGGGCCGGGTGTGCGGCCACGACGGCGTCGGCCGCGCGCCGGATGTCGGCGAGGCCGACGCCCTCCGCGACCGGCACCGCCCTGGCCTGGGCGAATCCGGTGAGCGGGGTGCCCAGCTCGCGCTGGCGCAGGATGATCGGCGTGAGCGGCAGCGGGCCGTCCTCGCTGCGGGCGGGTGCCGGCGGCTCCGGCTGCGGGGCACGCGTGGCCAGATGGGCGGCGAGCGCGCGCGGCGTCCGGAGCAGGAACACGTCACGGGGCGCGATCGTCAGGCCGAGCGCCCGCGCGCGGTTGATCACGGTGATGGCGACGATGCTGTCGCCGCCCGCGCCGAAGAAGTCCGTGTCGGCGTCGACGGTCGTGCCGGGCAGCGCCTCGGTGAAGATGCCGGTCAGGGCGGTGAGCGCGGGTGCGCCGGTGGCGTCCGGTGCGGTCCCGCGGCTCCGGGCGTCCTGTCGGGCCGCCCGCGCGGCGTGCTCGGTGAGGGCCTTGCGGTCCAGTTTGCCGTTGACGGTCAGCGGCAGCGCGTCGAGGGGCAGCACCCGGCCCGGCACCATGTGCGCGGGCAGCCGGGCGGCGAGTCGGGTGACGAGGTCGGCGGGCGGGTCGCCGACGACGTGGACGACGAGGTGGTCCCCGCTGTCGGCCACGGTGACGGCCGCGTCGACGACGCCGTTCACCTCCCGTACCGCGTTCTCGACCTCGCCCGGTTCGATACGGAATCCCTTGAGCTGCACCTGGTCGTCGGCGCGGCCGGCGAACTCCAGCTCGCCGGCCGGCGTCCGGCGGGCGAGATCGCCCGTGTGGTACATGCGGGAGCCGTCCGCCGCGAACGGGTTCGCCACGAAGCGGCCGGCGGTGAGTCCGGGGCGCCCCAGGTAGCCGAGGGCCAGTTGGCCGCCCGCGACGTAGACGGCGCCCACCCGGCCCGGCGGGACCGGCCGCAGCCGGTCGTCGAGCACATGGACGGTCAGACCGGGGATCGGTCCGCCGATGGGGCTGACGTCGCCGCGCCGGGCGAAGTCCTCGTCCGTCAGGACCCGGTGGGTGACGTGGACGGTGGTCTCGGTGATGCCGTACATGTTGACCAGCTCGGGCGACGTCGTCCCGTGCCGCTCCACCCAGCCGCGCAGCCGCCCGAGGTCGAGGGCCTCGCCGCCGAAGACGATGCGGCGCAGCGTCGTGACCGGCCGCTCGGCGCGCAGGTCGGCCTCGATGAAGCGGTGGAAGGCGGACGGGGTCTGGTTGAGCACGGTCACGCCGCGTTCCCGGACCAGCCGGTGGAAGTCGACCGGCGACCGGGTCAGCGCGTACTCCGGTACGAGCAGTTCGCCGCCGTGCGCGAGCGCGCCCCACAGCTCCCAGACGGCGAAGTCGAAGGAGAAGGAGTGGAACTGGACCCAGACGTCGTCGGGGCCGAACGCCATGTCCGCGCGGGTGTTGGCGAGGAGCGTCGTCACGGCGGAGTGCGGGACGAGGACGCCCTTGGGGCGGCCGGTGGAGCCGGAGGTATAGATGACGTACGCCGGGTCTCCGGGACGGACGGCGGGCGGCCGGGCAGCCGGTCCACCGTCCTCGGGCCGGTCCGCGGGCGGGAGTTCGTCGCCCTGGACGAGGACGCGGGCCGCCACGCCCGCGCTGTCCAGCAGCCGGGTGAAGCGGTCGCGTTGCTCCCGGTCCACGAGCACGACCTGCGGGGCGGCGTCGGCGAGGATGTACGCGAGCCGCTCGTCCGGGTAGGCGAGGTCCAGGGGGACGTACGCGCCTCCGGCGGTGACGGCGGCGACCAGGGCGACGACCTGTTCCACGGAGCGCGGGACGGCGACGGCGACCCGTTGCCCGCGGCGGACGCCGGCGGCGCGCAGGGTCGCGGCCAACGCGTCCTTCGCGTCGGCCAGTTCGCCGTAGGTGAGGGAGTGGGTGCCGCCGTCCAGCCCGCACCGGGTGACGGCGGTGGCCGCGGGATCGCGGCGCGCGGCGGCGTCGAACAGCTCGCCGAGGGTGGTCGGCTCCTCCCGCACCGGGGGCCTGCCGGGCGCTTGGACCAGCGCGTCGACCGGGTCGTCGGGGCGGTCGAGCAGCCCGGTGAGAACCCGGACGAAGGTGTGCAGGATCGCCTCGGCGTCGGCGGGGCGCAGGAGTTCACCGTCGTGGATCAGGTTGAACCGCGAGCGGCCGTCCGGGTCGCGTTCGACGACGAGGGTCAACGGGTAGTGCGGTGCGCCCTCGTTGACGATGCCGGTGACGACAAGGGTGTCGTCCGGTCCGCGCAGCGCGGACACGTCGGCCGCGATGTCGAACACGACCAGGGTGTCGAACAGGGGTCCCGTCCCGCTCAGCCGGCCGATCCGGGCCAGGGAGACGTGCTGGTGGGCCAGGACGGCGCCCTGATGGAGCTTCACGGCGTGCAGCAGGTCAGCCGCCGTGTCGGTGGCGTTCCAGCGCGCCCGTACCGGGATCGTGTTGATGAAGAGGCCGACCATGTCGCGGATGCCGGGGACCTCGGCGTCGCGTCCGGAGACGGTGGAGCCGAAGACGACGTCCCTGCCGCCCAGGAGGCCGCCCAGGGTCACCGCCCACGCACTGTGCACGGCAACGCTCAGGGAGATTCCGGCCGAGCGCGCGGCCGCCTCGACGTCGTCGGTGAGGTCCGCCGCCACGTCCGCGAACCGTCCGGAGGGGATGTGGCCCTCGGCCACCAGGGAGGGACGGGGCAGCCCGGCCAGTTCCTCGCGCCACACCCGGTCGCTCTCGTCCTGGTCGCGTCCGGCGAGCCAGTCGACGTAGTCGCGGTAGCCGCCGAGCGGGTAGGCCGACCCCGGTGTGTGGTACTCGGTCAGCAGGGCGCGGAGCATCGGCGGTACCGACCAGCCGTCCGCGATGATGTGGTGCACCGTCTGGACCAGGGTCGTGCGGCCCGCGCCGGTGCGAATGAGCGTGAAGCGCATGAGGGGCCCGGCGGCGAGGTCGAAGCCGGCCCTGCGGTCCGCTTCCGCGAGGTCGCGGATCTCCTCGTCGGTGAGTCCGGGGCGGTCCAGGACGGTGAAGGGCGGGCGCTTGCCGGTCTCGAGGACGGAGACGACCCGGCCGTCGGCGAGGGCGGTGAAGCGGGCGGCGAGGTTGGGGTGGAGTGCGAGGAGCCGGGTTGCGGCCGCCTCCAGCCGTTCGGCGTCCACCTCGCCGTCCAGGCTCAGGAGTTGCTGCTCGACGTAGGCGCCGGTGGCTTCGTCGTCGAAGACGGAGTGGAAGTAGAGCCCCTCCTGGAGCGGGGTGAGCGGGAGGATGTCGTGCAGCGCGGGGCCGTCGAAGGCGTCGACGTCCGCCTGCGTCAGCGGCACCAGCGGGAAGTCGCTGGGGGTGTGGCCGCCTTCGTCGAGGGCGGCGAGTGCGGCGAGGGTGGAGCGGAAGTGGTCGCAGAGGGAGGTGATGTCGTCCTCGGTGAACACGCCCTCGGGCCAGGAGACGGTGGTGACCAGTTCGTGGGAGCCGCTCGCGCCGGGTTCGGCGATCGCGTTGAACTCCAGGGCGCGCGGCAGCCGCATCCGGGGGTCGCGCATCTCACCCAACTGGCCTACGTGTGCTGCGTGTTGCCAGTCGCCGGTCCTCTCCGCCGCGAACCGTCCCAGGTAGTTGAAGAGGACCTGCGGTGCGGGGCCGGCAGGCAGGTCGCCGCCGAGGTGGCGCAGGGCGCCGTAGGAGACGCCGTTGGCCGGCACGCGGGCGAGGTCCTCCTTGACGGCCTTGAGGGCGGCGGCGAGGTAGTCGGGGGCCGTGAGGTCGGGGGCCGTGCCGGGGTCCACGGTGACCGGGAAGAGCGTGGTGAACCAGCCCACGGTGCGGGAGAGTTCGGGTTCGAATCCGGCCGCCTCCGCGACGAAGCGGGCCTCGCGGCCGTGGCCTTCCAGTTCGATGTGGGCGAACGTCTGGTCCTGTCCACGGTCGCGGCGCCACCGGGCGAGGGCGACGGCGAGGGCGGTCAGCAGGACATCGTTGACGCCCGCGTGGAACTTCGCGGGAACCTCGCCGAGCAGTGCGGCCGTGGTCCCCGGTCCGACGGAGACGGTCCGGGTCCGCTCCCGCGCCACGGTGTCGGCCTCGGTGAGCGCGCGCCTGCCGAGCGGCGCGTCGGCGGCGGGCAGCGGGGCGGTGTAGTACGTACGGTCCGCGTCGAACGGGGTACGGCCGAGGAGCTGGGTCCAGCGGCGGAAAGAGGTCCCCACCGGGGGAAGCGCGACAGGCCGCCCCGCGGCGTGCAGGTTCCAGGCGGTGGCCAGGTCGTCCATGAGGATGCGCCAGGACACGCCGTCGATCACCACGTGGTGGGCGACCAGGACGAGTCGGCGGGCCGAGCGGCGCCAGACGGCGCGCAGCATGACGCCGTGGTCCGGGTCGAGTGCTGCGGTGGCGCGGGCGACGCATTCCTCCTGGGGGGCGTCGCTCTCCTCCCAGCAGCGGGGGGCCGTTCCGGCTTCGGGGATGTCGAAGCTCCAGCGTTCGCCGCGTACGAGCTTGGCGCGGAGCATGTCGTGCCGGGTGAGTACGGCGTCGAGGAGGGTGTCGAGCGCTTCGGCGGTCAGTGCGGCCGGGGTGGTGAGGACGACCGACTGGACGAAGCCGTCGATGGCGTCGGTGGTCTCGCCGAGCCACTGCACGATGGGCGGTCCCACGACGGTGCCGGTGGCGACGTCCCCGTGGTCCACGGCGACGGACTCCCGGCTCGCCACCGCCGCCAGCGCACCGACGACGGTGTTGGCGAAGATCTGGCGGGCCGTCACATGGAGGCCGGCGTCGCGCAGGGCGCCGAGCAGGGAGATCGCGAGGATGCTGTCGCCGCCGAGCCGGAAGAAGTCCTGGTCCACGCCGACGGCTTCCAGCCGCAGCACCGAGGCGACGGCTTCGCACACCAGGCGCTCGTTCTCCGTGGCGGGCGCGACGAGGTTCCCGGAGCCGACGGCGGGTTCGGGCAGCGCCCTCCGGTCGATCTTGCCGTTGGGCGTGAGCGGGAACTCGGGCAGGACGACGAGGTGGGCGGGGACCATGTGCTCGACCAGGTGGGCGGTCGCCCACGCCTTCACGTCGTCCGCGCCGAGGACCTGGTGGTCGCCGGAGGGGATGACGTAGCCGACGAGGTAGGTGCCGCCCGCCGCGTTCTTCTTCGCCACGACGCAGGTGTGCCGGACGCCGGGGTGTTCGGCGAGGCCGGCCTCGACGTCCTCCAGTTCCAGCCGCATGCCGCGGATCTTGACCTGGTTGTCGGCGCGGCCGAGGAAGTCCAGTGATCCGTCCGGGGCGTACCGTGCCAGGTCGCCGGTGCGGTAGAGCCGGGAGCCGTCCGAGGCGAACGGGTTGGCGACGAAGCGGGAAGCGGTGAGGCCGGGCGCGCTCGCGTATCCGCGTCCCAGCAGCAGCCCGCCGACGTATAGTTCGCCGCCGACGCCGACCGGCACCGGACGCAGCTCGTCGTCGAGTACGTAGAGCTGGGTGTTCGGGTTCGCTCTGCCGATCGACGTCGACAGGCGCTCGGCGGCGTCCCGGTAGATGACGTGGGAGACGCCGATGGTCGTCTCGGCGGGGCCGTAGCCGTGGTAGAGGGGGATGTCGAGGCGGTCGCGGAACCGCTCGTACAGCTCCGGGGTCAGCACCTCGCCTCCGCACCAGACGTGCCGCAGGCTGTCCAGGCGGCCGGAGTCGCCCACGATCTCCAGGAGGACGTCCAGCATCGACGAGACGAGGTAGGTGAAGGTGACGCGCTGTTCGGCGATGACGCCGAGCAGGTGGTGCGGGTCGCGCTCGCCGCCGGGCCGCAGGACCACGAGCCGGCCGCCGGTCACCAGCGGCAGGAGGATCTCGTTGACGGAGATGTCGAAGGAGAGCGGGGCCTTGAAGAGGGAGGCGTCGTCGGGGCCGAAGTGAAGGATCTCGCCGGACTGCCAGAGCAGGCGCTCGCTGATCGCCTCGTGCCGGATCATGGCCCCCTTGGGCCGCCCGGTGGAGCCGGAGGTGAACATCACGTAGGCCAGGGCGTCGCCGGGGAGGGCGGCGTCGGGGGCGTCGGCCGGGTGTGCGCCGTACTTCCAGTCGCCGAGGGCGACGGCGACGGCGTCCGGTTCCCCGGCGTCGGCCTTGCCGCTGGAGTTGAGCTGGAGCACGATCCGGGCGTCCTCGGCGACGGCGGCGCGGCGGGCTGCGGGCCACTGGGGATCGAGGGGGACGAACGCACCCCCGGCCCGGAGCACGGCGAGGAGGCCGACGACCATCTCGGCGGACCGGCCGAGCGAGATGCCGACGACCTGCTCGGGGGCGAGCCCGCGTTCGATCAGGTGGTGGGCCAACTGCGCGGAGAGTTCGGCGGTTTCGCGGTACGTCAGGGAGCGGTGCTCGTCGACGATCGCCACGGCGTCCGGCCGCAGCCGCGCCTGTTCGCGGAAGAGTTCCATGACGGTCGGCCGGACGCGGTCGGCCCGCGTGTCGTTCCAGCGGGCCAGTTCCTCGGCCCGCTGCCGGGGATCGGACGGGCCGATGGCGCCGAGGGGCCGGTCCGGGAAGTCGGCCAGGTCGTCCAGGGTCCGCTGGGCTTCGGCGGGATCGATGCCGGGCGGCACGGTGATGCGGAGGGTCCGCTCGTCGACCTCCCACCGCGGGGCGGTGCCGGAACCCTCCCGGACCCGGTCGAGGAGTTCGGGGAAGGGGGTGACGGGGGTGAGCTCCGTGCCCTGCGGGCCCGCGCCGGTCGCCCAGTACGCGAGCCCGGCGGCGCATGCCTCGACGAGGGTCCGGTCGCCGTGGTCTCCGGTCCGCCGCCGCAGGGCGGCCAGCCGGGTGGGGGACAGCTGTATGCCAGAAGCGCTCGGTTCCGCCATCGACGTCTCAGCATCCTTTCGCGGTCTGCACGTTGACCCGGCCGCTCGGCGGGGTCGCGCCTAACTTCCCTCTCGCCACGCACGCCACAGCCGGGCGTACTGCCCGCCCAGCGCGACCAGTTCGCCGTGTGTCCCCTCCTCCACCACACGTCCCTCGTCCAGCACGGCGATGCGGTCGGCGGCCATCGCCTGGGTCAGCCGGTGTGCCACGAACAGCGTGGTCCGGCCGGCACAGGCGGCGAGCACGGCCCGTTCCAGCTCGGCCGCGCCTTCGCTGCCGGCCTCCGCGGTCGACTCGTCGAGCACCACCACGGGCGACCGGCCGAGCACCAGCCGGGCCAGGGCGACCTGGGCGACCTTGGTGACGTCCAGGCGTTCGCCGCCCTCACCGACCGGGGTGTCCAGGCCGTCGGGGAGCTGTCCGGCCCACTCCCCCGCGCCGACCGTGCGCAGGGCCTCCATCAGCTCCTCGTCGCCGGCGAGCGGAGCGGCGAGCCGCAGGTCGTCGGCGAGCGGGCCGGAGAACACATGGGTCTCCTGGGTCAGGATGCTGACCAGGGCGCGGGCCCCGGCCTCGTCCAGACCCGCGAGGTCGTGCGCCCCGATGCGCACCGACCCGGCCTGCGGTCTCCCGATGCCCGCGATGAGCGCGGCCAGGGTGGACTTCCCCGCGCCGGTCGCGCCGACCAGGGCGAGCGAGCCCCCGGCCGGAATGGTCAGGGAGACCTCGCGCAGCACCGGTTCCTCGGCGCCGGGGTAGGTGAAGGTGACGTCCCGTACGGTGACCGGGTACGGCTCGACGCCGGGCGTGGCGACCGTGCCGTCGCCGACCAGCCGCTGTTCGGAGGGCTCGGAGAAGACCCCGACCAGGCGGGTCAGGCCGGACCCCGACTTCTGCGCCTCGTCGAAGGTGAACATGATGGCGCCCAGCGGGGTGAACAGCCGGTGGAACATCAGCGGGGCGGCCGACACCTCGCCCAGGGTGGCGGCGTCCGCCTCCAGCAGGGCGTATCCGACGACCAGGATCAGGACGAGTCCGATGAACTCGGCGCGGTTCTCCCGGCCGACGAAGCGGCCGAAGAAGCGGAAGACGTCGATGCCGAGGTTGCGCACCCGCCACGACTCGGTGGTGACCTTCTCGCGTACCGCGCCCTCCAGGCGGTAGGCCCGGACCGTGTCGATGCCGTTGAGTCCGCTGATCAGCGCCTGGGCGCGGTCGGCCTGGGCGATCCGCTGCTGCCGGTAGAGGGGCGCGGAGCGGGGCAGGTACCAGCGCAGGGCGAGCGCGTAGGCGGGCAGGGCGCCGGCTCCGGCGAGGCCGAGGCGCCAGTCGAGGCCGAACATGCCGACCGTCGCGATGACGACCAGGACGCCCGCCGAGAACACGGTGGGGATGGCCGACCTGATGCCCTTGGAGATGACGGCCACGTCGTCGCCGACGCGGGAGAGCACGTCCCCGCGGCCGACCTCCTCGACGCGTGCGCTGGGCATCCCCAGCACGGCGCGCACGGCTTGCTCGCGGAGCCGGGCGAGGAGTTCGGCGCCGAGCCTGCCGATCAGGAAGGTGGAGGCGGCGGTGGCCACCGCGCCGAGCAGCGCGGCGGCCACCATCAGCACGCCGACGGTGAGCAGGATCGAGCGTGACCCGCCTCCCGCCACCCCGTCGACGACGCGGCTGAGCAGGAGCACGGGGAGCACCTGGAGCGCGGCGGCGGCCACCGTGGTCAGGACGGTGGAGGCCGTCAGCCACGGGGTCCGGCGGCAGTGCGAGGCCACCCAGCGGGCGGCCTCGCCGCCGGTTGCCGTGCGCAGGGCCGCCGGGGCGACGGGGGTGTCGGTGACAGTCACTCGGAGACCGCTTCTCGCCGGGGTACGGGCCGTGGGGCGGCCATCGCTCACTTGGCCGACTCGACGAGTTCGTCGATCGCGTAGGGCAGGGAGAGCAGGGTGCCCTGCGACATCGCGGCGCCGATCGCGGGGCCCTCGCTGTCCAGCAGGTAGGAGACCTTGCCGTTCTTGACGGCCGGGAGGTTGGTGAACAGTTCGGACTTCTTGAGCGCGTCCGTGTCGGCCTTGTCGTTGATGACGAAGATGCGGTCGACGTCGATGAGGTCGATGCGCTCGGGCGAGAGCTCGGTGGAGAAGGCGCCACCCGCGACCTTGTCGATCTCGTTCTGGTAGGTGAAGCCGGTGCCCGTGATGAGGCGGCCGCGGACGTCGGTGGAGGTGAAGGCGGAGATCGAGTCCTTGTACCAGGACACCGCGACGGCCTTCTGTCCGACGAAACCGGGGTTGGCCTTCTTGGCTGCGTCGAGCTTGGTCTGGATGCCCTTGACCAGTTCGGCGCCCTCCTTCTCCTTGCCGAGCGCCTTGGCGATGTGCACCGCGTTGTCCTGCCACGGGGCACTGAAGAGTTCCTTCTCCCTCTTGGTGCGGCCGACGGTCGGGGCGATCTTGGAGAGCTTCTCGTAGGCCGCCTTGTCGACCTCGGAGTAGACCGCGATGATCAGGTCGGGGCGCAGGGAGGCGATCTTCTCGAAGTTGGGGCCGGCGTCGCCGTTCTTCATGACGACCTCGGGACGCGTGTCGCCCCAGTGGTCCTTCACCCAGGGCCACTGGGTGTTGATGTCGGGCGTCCGGCCGGCCGGGTTGGGGTACTGGTCGACCATGCCGACCGGCTTGGTGCCGAGCGCGAGGACGGCCTGGTCGTCGGTGTAGCCGACGGTGACGAC
Proteins encoded in this window:
- a CDS encoding non-ribosomal peptide synthetase — translated: MAEPSASGIQLSPTRLAALRRRTGDHGDRTLVEACAAGLAYWATGAGPQGTELTPVTPFPELLDRVREGSGTAPRWEVDERTLRITVPPGIDPAEAQRTLDDLADFPDRPLGAIGPSDPRQRAEELARWNDTRADRVRPTVMELFREQARLRPDAVAIVDEHRSLTYRETAELSAQLAHHLIERGLAPEQVVGISLGRSAEMVVGLLAVLRAGGAFVPLDPQWPAARRAAVAEDARIVLQLNSSGKADAGEPDAVAVALGDWKYGAHPADAPDAALPGDALAYVMFTSGSTGRPKGAMIRHEAISERLLWQSGEILHFGPDDASLFKAPLSFDISVNEILLPLVTGGRLVVLRPGGERDPHHLLGVIAEQRVTFTYLVSSMLDVLLEIVGDSGRLDSLRHVWCGGEVLTPELYERFRDRLDIPLYHGYGPAETTIGVSHVIYRDAAERLSTSIGRANPNTQLYVLDDELRPVPVGVGGELYVGGLLLGRGYASAPGLTASRFVANPFASDGSRLYRTGDLARYAPDGSLDFLGRADNQVKIRGMRLELEDVEAGLAEHPGVRHTCVVAKKNAAGGTYLVGYVIPSGDHQVLGADDVKAWATAHLVEHMVPAHLVVLPEFPLTPNGKIDRRALPEPAVGSGNLVAPATENERLVCEAVASVLRLEAVGVDQDFFRLGGDSILAISLLGALRDAGLHVTARQIFANTVVGALAAVASRESVAVDHGDVATGTVVGPPIVQWLGETTDAIDGFVQSVVLTTPAALTAEALDTLLDAVLTRHDMLRAKLVRGERWSFDIPEAGTAPRCWEESDAPQEECVARATAALDPDHGVMLRAVWRRSARRLVLVAHHVVIDGVSWRILMDDLATAWNLHAAGRPVALPPVGTSFRRWTQLLGRTPFDADRTYYTAPLPAADAPLGRRALTEADTVARERTRTVSVGPGTTAALLGEVPAKFHAGVNDVLLTALAVALARWRRDRGQDQTFAHIELEGHGREARFVAEAAGFEPELSRTVGWFTTLFPVTVDPGTAPDLTAPDYLAAALKAVKEDLARVPANGVSYGALRHLGGDLPAGPAPQVLFNYLGRFAAERTGDWQHAAHVGQLGEMRDPRMRLPRALEFNAIAEPGASGSHELVTTVSWPEGVFTEDDITSLCDHFRSTLAALAALDEGGHTPSDFPLVPLTQADVDAFDGPALHDILPLTPLQEGLYFHSVFDDEATGAYVEQQLLSLDGEVDAERLEAAATRLLALHPNLAARFTALADGRVVSVLETGKRPPFTVLDRPGLTDEEIRDLAEADRRAGFDLAAGPLMRFTLIRTGAGRTTLVQTVHHIIADGWSVPPMLRALLTEYHTPGSAYPLGGYRDYVDWLAGRDQDESDRVWREELAGLPRPSLVAEGHIPSGRFADVAADLTDDVEAAARSAGISLSVAVHSAWAVTLGGLLGGRDVVFGSTVSGRDAEVPGIRDMVGLFINTIPVRARWNATDTAADLLHAVKLHQGAVLAHQHVSLARIGRLSGTGPLFDTLVVFDIAADVSALRGPDDTLVVTGIVNEGAPHYPLTLVVERDPDGRSRFNLIHDGELLRPADAEAILHTFVRVLTGLLDRPDDPVDALVQAPGRPPVREEPTTLGELFDAAARRDPAATAVTRCGLDGGTHSLTYGELADAKDALAATLRAAGVRRGQRVAVAVPRSVEQVVALVAAVTAGGAYVPLDLAYPDERLAYILADAAPQVVLVDREQRDRFTRLLDSAGVAARVLVQGDELPPADRPEDGGPAARPPAVRPGDPAYVIYTSGSTGRPKGVLVPHSAVTTLLANTRADMAFGPDDVWVQFHSFSFDFAVWELWGALAHGGELLVPEYALTRSPVDFHRLVRERGVTVLNQTPSAFHRFIEADLRAERPVTTLRRIVFGGEALDLGRLRGWVERHGTTSPELVNMYGITETTVHVTHRVLTDEDFARRGDVSPIGGPIPGLTVHVLDDRLRPVPPGRVGAVYVAGGQLALGYLGRPGLTAGRFVANPFAADGSRMYHTGDLARRTPAGELEFAGRADDQVQLKGFRIEPGEVENAVREVNGVVDAAVTVADSGDHLVVHVVGDPPADLVTRLAARLPAHMVPGRVLPLDALPLTVNGKLDRKALTEHAARAARQDARSRGTAPDATGAPALTALTGIFTEALPGTTVDADTDFFGAGGDSIVAITVINRARALGLTIAPRDVFLLRTPRALAAHLATRAPQPEPPAPARSEDGPLPLTPIILRQRELGTPLTGFAQARAVPVAEGVGLADIRRAADAVVAAHPALRLRLRVEHGVWSLRTEAPRAAVVVPERTAAATAAANTAARRLDPEAGEVVAFSWLAASRTLVVTVHHLAVDAVSWLVLLDDLATALGGAALPPPTTGYAAYAEALAVRAAEKADDLGHWITTLRAPDLLPAVQGLRRTTVALPPDVSDQVTRTAPGALGLGLTELLCGALRAALTRVQPTPTDLAVDLERHGRVPAAEHHDYSRTVGWFTSIAPVRLTAHTDPVAAAREIAERQPDEDGHVAYGQLRYLNPQTAPLLTARPQILFNYLGRGSESEALRITDATPASSPYAVEVNAWTDEATGRLHAGFTLAEGVPDAITGHWLTALRRIADASATAERTAPVTPLQRGLYFQSQLGGTAGHYVAQSYFTFDRTLNADALSEAMARVISRHPVVGAGFTTDDEGNPVQLLAAGRRVAVRTVHVTTRAEAETLRTEDRERGFDPGEPPLVRLTVVRGPEGGDGLLLSYHLLLWDGWSREILLRDLFDAYEAVVAGRPWDATPAVPGFEEYARTLAAEDAAASERFWAEHLAGLEGPTLLAGPAPALGEELPRPLTHTLSTELSELLRATARTHGVTLNSVLTGAFGLLLGARTGRGDAVFGVTVSGREGDGHGDIVGVLLNTVPMWTRARPGDSVDAYLSSVQAARVAAMEHEHLGLGEIQRAGGHDTLFDNLFVLQNFLDPDAFAEMNARHGITSVQADDSTHYPYTWVVTPGDRLTVKLEHRHGDAVHARRLLDDYLRVLEDLATATGPVGALPGLAPPPVPAVRTEVGTDTVVDRFDLAADRHPDRTALVADGATLTFAALQSRSRAVAGVLAARGIGPGATVGLAIPRSPDWIAALFAVLRVGAAYVPLELDHPDERIAAIVEDARPEVILTVSAVAPRLSGELIELDRPLPEAEPYATFAPGDPDRLRHPAYTIYTSGSTGKPKGVVTEYAGLTNMLINHQRRIFEPVLAEHGHRTFRIAHTVSFAFDMSWEELLWLADGHEVHICDEELRRDAPRLVEYCVRHRIDVINVTPTYAQQLVAEGLLEDPRRRPALVLLGGEAVTPALWQRLAETEGTVGYNLYGPTEYTINTLGVGTFECQDPVVGVAIDNTEVYVLDPWLRPLPDGVPGELYVAGVGIARGYLGLSAQTAHRFVACPFGAPGERMYRTGDLVVRRPDGNIAYLGRTDQQVKIRGHRVELGEVEAVFAAHPAVRHAAAVAQPDPGVDGAYRLAAYLVLADSADLARVAEEAGAGLPDFMRPTHYARIDGIPLTVNGKADTRALPEARPLGALTTAGERGPETETERVVCEFFAEALDLDDDEVSAVSDFASLGGHSMLAVRLTGLLRREYGPVVTVRDLLTLRTPEALARHLDENS
- a CDS encoding ABC transporter ATP-binding protein, which gives rise to MTVTDTPVAPAALRTATGGEAARWVASHCRRTPWLTASTVLTTVAAAALQVLPVLLLSRVVDGVAGGGSRSILLTVGVLMVAAALLGAVATAASTFLIGRLGAELLARLREQAVRAVLGMPSARVEEVGRGDVLSRVGDDVAVISKGIRSAIPTVFSAGVLVVIATVGMFGLDWRLGLAGAGALPAYALALRWYLPRSAPLYRQQRIAQADRAQALISGLNGIDTVRAYRLEGAVREKVTTESWRVRNLGIDVFRFFGRFVGRENRAEFIGLVLILVVGYALLEADAATLGEVSAAPLMFHRLFTPLGAIMFTFDEAQKSGSGLTRLVGVFSEPSEQRLVGDGTVATPGVEPYPVTVRDVTFTYPGAEEPVLREVSLTIPAGGSLALVGATGAGKSTLAALIAGIGRPQAGSVRIGAHDLAGLDEAGARALVSILTQETHVFSGPLADDLRLAAPLAGDEELMEALRTVGAGEWAGQLPDGLDTPVGEGGERLDVTKVAQVALARLVLGRSPVVVLDESTAEAGSEGAAELERAVLAACAGRTTLFVAHRLTQAMAADRIAVLDEGRVVEEGTHGELVALGGQYARLWRAWREGS
- a CDS encoding iron-siderophore ABC transporter substrate-binding protein, with the protein product MLLHRTTSVKPWRRLAAAVSAATLGVGLLAGCGDDSAKAGKNDDAPAAGGGVFPVTVEHAFGSTEVEQAPKRVVTVGYTDDQAVLALGTKPVGMVDQYPNPAGRTPDINTQWPWVKDHWGDTRPEVVMKNGDAGPNFEKIASLRPDLIIAVYSEVDKAAYEKLSKIAPTVGRTKREKELFSAPWQDNAVHIAKALGKEKEGAELVKGIQTKLDAAKKANPGFVGQKAVAVSWYKDSISAFTSTDVRGRLITGTGFTYQNEIDKVAGGAFSTELSPERIDLIDVDRIFVINDKADTDALKKSELFTNLPAVKNGKVSYLLDSEGPAIGAAMSQGTLLSLPYAIDELVESAK